In the genome of Parasteatoda tepidariorum isolate YZ-2023 chromosome 10, CAS_Ptep_4.0, whole genome shotgun sequence, the window gagtgttttatttcttattcagtaattttttaaggtttcaGGTATCTAATCTGGTGAAGTTATCCcccattacaataaaaattatcaaaaatacagGCTAAGAACATAGTCATATTTATCCTTACACATAATCTTACCTATTATTCTAAAATCTCGAAAAAAATTGTGACTAAAATCTAAGATTCTTgtgaaaattttcacttttagtAAACTCGACAgaaatttcgaataaatttcaaaagtcttACCTAACTCAAAGTGTTTGAATtggtttccaatttttaaataaaattgccagAACTTTCTACCTTCTGGGTCATTTGGGATATCGGCCATTTCATAAACATCTATTCTATCAGAATCTAGTTCATatcaaaatctgaaataaaaaacacgattCATTATTGCGCCTGATTGTATCTTAAGTCTAAAATACTGATATTTGCGAGAATAGAACAGAAACTAGTTAAAGCACAGAAGCAAAGCATAGAGCAAAGCACAGAAGCTAGTTAAAGGttttaaaagtatgaatatACAGTATCTGGCAAAACTTATCCGGACATCCAGTGTTATGGACTTAGAGCGTCCTGAGGCCCATATTAATATGATGTTGGTCCCCCTTTTTGGGTCAATGACAGCCTGCACACGTCTGGGAAGACTTTCCATCAGCTTTTGATAGGTGGCAAAAAGAATTGACTTCCATCACAGCTGACGTGAGTGCTTGCAGTGAGGATGGTCAATTTGGTTGGTGACGTAATCTGCGCTCTAATTCGTCAAAAAGGTGTCCTTTGGGATTTAGATCGGGGCTCTGAAAAGAACAGTCCAGTTTTTGAACAACCATTTTGTCAAACCACAATTGTACGTGCCTCGATGTATGAATGGAGCAGCTATCCTGCTGGAAGAGAAATGGATCTTTCCCGAAATATTGCCCTAGAGTTGGGAGTGCAGCATTGTCCAGAAGGTACACATACTTCTCGGAGGTCACACTAACAGACCCAGGCCAAACCAAGAGAAACACCTCCACACCATTACGCTTCCACCACCACAACAACCAGATGTCCGGATACTTTTGACCGGATAgcgtattttttcaattttagaaactcattttaattttttgtaacatcATTTGTCTTAACTGTAAATTATGATGGTCTGAATGATCTTCTACCAATAAGCCcatactcaaaaatatattaaaataaaattcaatttagagaAAATGCATCTCTATTGTtgtttttcaatactaatgaTCTAAAACATTAATGACAGTGATTCGACTCattagattataattaaaaaaaattatttactccagggaaaatttttttaatcattttttgttgcatgtgatttttttaacgCATCCTTGATACTTTCGCATCACCAgcttcaaatctgcaatcggtttctctctTCAAActactggtttttttttaaaaaaataataatatattcaaaaccaGTATTTTGTCGAGTTTACTCGAATAAATTTTAACGTCCCCGATTCTCTGCCACGTAAGACGTAGTAGGGAAAAGGCTATAATGTATTTCAGTTTATGTGGCAATACGTTTAGGTCATAAGTTCTTTtcctcttaaatattattttaaaaggtgCAGGCAAGTGTATATGCATGCAAACCTATACTTCCTTTATAAAGCTTCCatccaaacaaaaatttaactaagctaaatatatatcattttggaaaaaaatctatagttTTCGGAACAATTTCTAACTTGTTATCTCCACACACAGATTAGGTAATATCAAATACttgcataaatgcaacaaaaaatttgttaccctgtgtaacttttaaaaagggAATATGAATTATTACTGATATTTGGTGTATTTCCTTGAAATAAGCTGCATCACATCGAAAGCCGCATAGTGTTTTGGCACTTTGAGTACTATGGTGTAGATGGCATCTTTAGGATCTCCTACAAACAGCGAgtactgaattttaattttcggtCCTAAGTAATCATCATGAATTTCAGCCACCAGATCATCTGTAAATATGAAAGATATTtgtgaaagaagaaaaatcttaaaattattatagtctgattatttgaaaaaaaaaagcaaaaaataatttaccattTCTCAGTGATGAGCAATTTGTGAAAGCAGTGTCTGTCAAACTCTTTCCATTCAGCAAAGgtagaattaaatatatagaaattatgTCAGGTGTAGACGTATTTATTGATTCCACTAAAGTTTCCATAGCTTTATTATAATTCCAATCACTCTCCTGTTTATGACCGCTAGCAATCAACGCCTGAAAATATATGGATGTTTTGTTATGGGGCGTTTGTAAATAGCactttaagaataatttaaaaaaaaaagtcttttttgcTTCTTAAATCTTTTCAGAATCGTGATCACATCACGCGATTTTCCCTTCACGGTCCATtgctgttgtttctaatgttaCATAGATTGGCCAAGCTCTGCAGTCATTGACCTTTGGCGAATTAAGCTAGAAAGGTGCAGCAAAggtgaaagtacgtttttatctCAAATTACCACAGATAGATGGTAGCACCAACTTATTCAGACACAGATCAGAAGGAAAAGGacattttcaatagttttctgTATCCATGGTACTGTTCAGTGACCTATCTCAGGACTTTTGTTTCCATAGATTTTGCGAGCATGTATATTACATGTACTCGGTAGGTCTTAGCGGAGTTGAGGATCAAGCCGCGGCCTATACGGATCGGAGTCTAAATCTCTAAATTATGGGCTACCTTACGGCCCATAGTCCACTGTAACATACGTAAAATGAACCTATCTGACTCTAGCAGCCGAAGAAGGTATAAAGAATCGCGATATAGCGCCCTAATAGGCctaaaaaacataaagaaaCGTTGTAGCCTCAGTGTTTTATCATTAGGATTAATGTTTGAAGAATATCAcaacatattaataatataaatacttatatttggatctaaaataaaagcataatgcTTTTTTGAACCTAATGTATGTGGACAGGGATTGTCTGGTTGGCAGGGTACTGGACTCGAGAGGCAGATCATGAGTtacagtccccttgccgtcaggctaaccgtgggggctcttcgtggttttcctttcgaTGTAGTGCATAttctggttagttccatcaaaaaagtgctccgcgaaggcgaatttctcccactatttgatccaggagtttccttgtcttctggggattgggttcaaaattacaaagttgcGGAGATGAACAGTAGttgttgtaaacccaaaaaattggattaactgttcaacgacggttataaaattaaaaaaaagactattcaCTAGTTCTAGGTCATGAAACGAAAAAACATAAGAATTTCTACCTACCTGAGTAATAAGAGCAGTTCTGTGCACGTTTCCCAAGCTACCACTCGGTTTTTGCAGGGCTTTAAACTCTCGAAtattactttcataaaaatctgagagttttttaaattttgcaatggaATGATTTCCCCTTCGACGAATTTCGCAAGAAAGAGCCATCACTGCGAATGCTTGGTATTCTAGAAAAGCAATATGGAAGGAATACACAGAGtgtctaaaaatatgaaaatgtttaaatatcacGGTGTAATAGGAACGGATCAAAAATCTACCACTCATATTGATATACATTTAAGAACAAATTATGACTCGGTGACTGAGAGAATAGAGCATTCTCTATCCCTGCTATATATATGCTGCTTTTCAAGACAGGCAAACAGATTTGGTGGTAGCCGCTGTGTCGGTTGTCTCCAAACCAACCAAAACCATGGTCGCCATCTGATATGATGTTACTTCAATGCTCTACTGGTAATGGTTTGCTATGAATCTTTGGTGGTGGAGGTTGAGGAAAACGAGGCAGTCGGAGAACGGGTAGCGTGGGATCTTTTTGGTGGATGATTTTGGTGGATGTTTGTATGTCACCACTTTAGatactaataaattatgtaacaaaGTTGGTGAGTGTCAAAACATACAAACAGATTTGGTGGTAGCAGCTGTGTCGGTTGTCTCCAAATCAACCAAAGCCGTGGTGGCCATCTGATGTGATGCAATTTCAATTTTCCGATGGCAGCATTTTGCTATGGAGTGTTGGTGGCGGAGGTGGAAGCAAACGAGGCAGTCAGAGAAGGGGATCTTTTTGGTTGATGATTTTGGTGGACGTTTTTATGTCACCTTTTTTAGATACTAATGAATTATATAAcactgataaatatatttattggatCTTACCTCTTCTAAACGGTATGTCGATGCTGCTATTGTAAGTGTTGACGAGATCTTGATAAGCTCTATCTGGCCATGTTTCGTTGGCGTTACAGAGAGCTAAATAAGATGTGGGATGGGTAAAGTTTCCAGACATCACTTGTTCTTTCAGAAGTTTTACCAAATTGTATCCATAAAAATCACGAGGATCGTGACAAGTAGAAAGCAAGGAGTTAATGAATGTGCTAAGCTGGTCATTCAAATGGACGTCACTAAAAGGAATGCAAAGTATTCATAAAGATCAttggtgttaaatttttttcgaagagCTGGTGGGTTTAtaagaatcattaaaaatttttccgttgatatcaaaatttcttcaaacaGTAAACATTTATGAATAACTTTCACTTACTCTGCAACACAGgccaattaaaaacaataaatcattATATGAATTTATCTTAAGCATATCTTAAGTtgctataaaaacaaaatacatctattaacattttttatacgCCCTGCAACATAAACcagttaaaaacaataaattatcgCGTGAATTATCTTACACATGTTACTAgagcaaaatttatataaactacTTTCCTACACTCTCTAATATAGACCAATTAATAACAGCAAACTATTATACGCATTATGCCACCATTCATTGCATTAATATAACAAGGATTGATGAGTGTAGAGTGTGCTTTTAATTAGTGTGATAGCTAGATATTTTTACTCTCTGGCGGTCACAAGATAAGCCTCCGTACACTGCGTCTCTGAATTAGTATATCTAGAGTTATTCGCTGCTACTCTTTTGAAACGTGTTTCCCTGAAACCAAATCATTTCATATGAACAttaattcaactaaaaaaatttaagttatatacTCAAGAGCAAAAttaaggaaacaaaattataacataaagaaaattttggcAATCATGAGTTGTCCCCGAGCAGTAGTATCACACTTATTTATACCGAGGTAtgagaaaatattcatttagatAAGCTGTACTTCTAAAAACGTGTTTTGATTAATCTTTCCTTACATCTAGACACCACCATTTACAATTCTGTTCATATGTTGTgttccaaattttattgttctgaCCTATAGGGCATGCAACATGTGTAATTTATATTACGGAACATTCTTCAATTGTAACTTAGAGCTCTGTAAATAGCTCATCTTTACATCTGTACATTTACACCCGTGCAACCCAGGGTCCCTCTCGAAGTCATTTCAGTTAAAGGTCTCCTTTGTTCATCACAATcaataactaatattaattgatagcgattttcatataatttaaaccTGTAAAAAGATCAACTTTTCAGATTGTCATGAATAAAACAACCTACTAAATAAAGGGTTAAGCAAACAATGCGTTCACTTACCGCactaatgataataatatttgaatatctCTTTGCCTCAACATAAGGTAGTCTTCAAGATCTCCGAAATGAGGTCCTTCGGCCAAAGAAAGAGCTGTGACTGCTTTCGGGATGTGATCGATCCATTTCCATGTTGACCACTTACTCTTCAGTAGGTGAACAGCTCTAGAACGGGCTTCTTCAATCCCTTCGATGCTATCACCTGTAAAACCAGAATAACAGTTTTTCAAAGTCAAAATTTCTTATCGTTTCAATTGATGAACCAATATAATCCTGATGGTAATCATCAATagttccatcatgaaccattatactTTTTGATGGtaaacataagtaaccatcaccccgATGAAGCAACTCGGACTGATTTAGGAGGGACCAACATAAGaatggaaacttgttttgatggtttgttcgtgttgattaatcaaaaatttccaTTACAGCTTTCTAGAAATTTAATGTTACAATGATCACCACCATCACCCCAATATAGGAATTCGAGCTGATTTATGATGGGTCAACATGAAAAAAAACCCCAAATCCTTTTGattgcatatttttgtattgaacCAACAAGAATTATTATCATGAAAATGGATTGTTGTACCATTATGATTcatcacgaatttccatcatagtatcttagaaatcaaatctttgaatgatcatgaacaaccatcattcCAATCTAAGTATtcgaactgatttatgatggtttaacatttaaaagaaacaaacaaattgttttgatggtatattcctgagaaccaacaagaattcctattaaaccatcatggaaatgtatagagGGAACCATCATGGTCCATGAGGATCAAATGAAAGAGGTCCATGGAATTATGGAAGCTTGTGGGCTTATCAAAAAACATGAACTCATAATGGAAGATGTTGgatgatggtaaccatcaaatgatgttggaccatcttGAATCGCATTGAAAcaaacataaaccatcaaaattttttgatggaaccatcaAGAACTTTGACTTGGGTGTAAGGATGTTGAGATAGTCAACACTTGTTTCATCATGATATCTGTTAAAAACAGAATACCATTTTCCTTTGCTAGAAAACAAACTAGATGGCGCCACGAGATCTAGAACTCTTACTAATTAACAATTTTGGCAGACGAGTATGTTATGTTACCGACGATCGAGAGATCATGTTGT includes:
- the LOC107444639 gene encoding uncharacterized protein CG3556-like (The sequence of the model RefSeq protein was modified relative to this genomic sequence to represent the inferred CDS: added 55 bases not found in genome assembly); translated protein: MCNFFFILFLAVVCIYQTWGIQPDCVNLSNQNGNITGILPIARKDNKDYHACWNILNPHNRLLKIELKHLDFKYSRYCAWVNVTITANRTGERFKFCFNSDEKKPIAVYSDVTVALMLSNGVSGLFGLKVFELQYKMGDSIEGIEEARSRAVHLLKSKWSTWKWIDHIPKAVTALSLAEGPHFGDLEDYLMLRQRDIQILLSLVRDVHLNDQLSTFINSLLSTCHDPRDFYGYNLVKLLKEQVMSGNFTHPTSYLALCNANETWPDRAYQDLVNTYNSSIDIPFRREYQAFAVMALSCEIRRRGNHSIAKFKKLSDFYESNIREFKALQKPSGSLGNVHRTALITQALIASGHKQESDWNYNKAMETLVESINTSTPDIISIYLILPLLNGKSLTDTAFTNCSSLRNDDLVAEIHDDYLGPKIKIQYSLFVGDPKDAIYTIVLKVPKHYAAFDVMQLISRKYTKYQF